From the genome of Aspergillus oryzae RIB40 DNA, chromosome 4:
TGCCAATACTGGCTGCCGTTAACACATAATCGGTGGCCCAAAGGGCGGCTCCAAAGGTGTCACTGATGCCGCTTTTCCCACTACATGAGGCAGAGTTGGTTTCTCCCAGAACCAGTCTGCTTCCTGCCGCTCGGGCAGCTGCATCCTGTGGAATATATTGAGACAGGTTCTTCCAGATAACGTTGTGGTCTGAGAGCAAGTTCAGAGAAAGACGTGCGTAACGCTCAGCATCGCAAGTTGATTGGGGGTAGAGGTGCACCGCGTAGCTCTCAATGATCTTAGGGTCAACCAGTCCCGCGCGGGTTACGTTAGCGATGTCAAAGTCGTCTATTTCGTCGTGTTGATCAGGGACCATGGGAGGATCGGCAAAGACGGCCGCTTGGAAGAGGGGCTTGTGAGTGGCATTCTTGTAGAACTTGGAGGACAGAATTTGGCCTGTCAAGCGGCGCCACTGCTTCGTATATTCCTTGGTGTCCCAGTCTGCTCCTCGCCAGCCTTTGTTGATATAGTGATCTATTTCATTCCCCAGTTCGAAGTGTGATAGGGAATCTCCCAGTGCCCCCATCGCGGCTTGGGCTTCCTCCATGGCGTTGATCCATGAATCCGTCTCGTTGCGAAAATTCAGTGTGTATAGAATGTCCGTTCCTTGTGGAAAATATTCTTTCCAGCCATTGAACCAATCTGGACGGATACGTAACACCTCTACTGTGGTATCATTTGGCAGTGCTTCCGACGGGAATTCCAATGTTGGATCGAATAATGTTTGGTCAGCGATATTGCCTCCGACTCGAATTGGTGCGGGTACTCCAGCTATCTCCGCGACGTGTCCCAATAACTTTGATGCCAGTTCAGTTTGGAGGTACGGGTCAAGAGAAACAGGCTCAATTGAATAACCATACAAATCACGTCTCAGGACCCTGGACGAACTGTTCAGAGGTATATGAACGGTAGATACAGAAGACGCAATCGCTAGATTGCCAAACAGAAGGAGGGATGGCAGCCAGGACGACATTTTTGGGATATCGAACAGAGTGATCGAGTCGCCGAGCTCCTGGTTCTGAGGTACAGCAAGATTTATTTAGATTACTGGCGTGGGGGTACACTCAATGAGGTGATTTCACAGAACGCGTTTGATCGGGTAGTTAACTTAATCTAATTAATTAGCAGAGTGATCGGCGCAGGATGTCAGCACGATGATAGTAGTATTCCGGTGGGGGTCTGTTCTCACCGAAAGTACTTCCT
Proteins encoded in this window:
- a CDS encoding glycosyl hydrolase family 79 C-terminal domain-containing protein (predicted protein) — its product is MSSWLPSLLLFGNLAIASSVSTVHIPLNSSSRVLRRDLYGYSIEPVSLDPYLQTELASKLLGHVAEIAGVPAPIRVGGNIADQTLFDPTLEFPSEALPNDTTVEVLRIRPDWFNGWKEYFPQGTDILYTLNFRNETDSWINAMEEAQAAMGALGDSLSHFELGNEIDHYINKGWRGADWDTKEYTKQWRRLTGQILSSKFYKNATHKPLFQAAVFADPPMVPDQHDEIDDFDIANVTRAGLVDPKIIESYAVHLYPQSTCDAERYARLSLNLLSDHNVIWKNLSQYIPQDAAARAAGSRLVLGETNSASCSGKSGISDTFGAALWATDYVLTAASIGIEQTYFHLGHQSEYSAFTPLPYEHKGENLTAGVRANFFSHIFLAHIISSRKADSWRISALPAANASDFSGFAIFSDAPESSLAKLVFIDLGVWNSTVGAHNPSTLAATDSTFASPGDRPTRTVEVHTSWSPGTKIEILRLQGPGTNAKSGVNVSGVSIDSATGNLVGQEKVEQGIVNDGGIVRCELSQAEAILIQKPSE